A DNA window from Hordeum vulgare subsp. vulgare chromosome 1H, MorexV3_pseudomolecules_assembly, whole genome shotgun sequence contains the following coding sequences:
- the LOC123419442 gene encoding aspartate, glycine, lysine and serine-rich protein-like encodes MGKAYHKKLGVHKAATAGTGSGKGKAMSGGNGKRAGGSGPGGGSKAVGGAVGWGGASTFSAAEHSTFETVSWQTYRSLTITRSSTAATAGKGVGKGVGGGNAKRSGATKGVGASGRGGAKGAGGAGGDGWGGAPTFATIGYMALQTDTNATNEYYGCSSEHGALFSPTAHGSFETDHSTFETATQTMNEHYDEEEHLGLTMDYKEDGMQDPELVTDADAEGDDGSGGGGHDDAGVDYYDDVGAGSDHFGDDDYYDDNVAGGFDDGYDPGDAGDGAADWW; translated from the exons ATGGGGAAGGCCTACCACAAGAAGCTGGGCGTGCACAAGGCGGCCACCGCCGGCACGGGCTCCGGGAAGGGTAAGGCCATGAGCGGCGGGAACGGTAAGCGCGCTGGCGGGTCCGGACCGGGAGGAGGATCCAAGGCAGTCGGTGGTGCTGTGGGCTGGGGAGGCGCGTCGACGTTCTCTGCCGCCGAGCATAGCACCTTCGAGACGGTAAGCTGGCAAACTTACCGATCATTAACCATTACGCGTTCTTCCACGGCGGCCACCGCCGGGAAAGGGGTGGGCAAGGGCGTCGGCGGCGGCAACGCTAAGCGCTCGGGAGCTACAAAAGGAGTGGGCGCTTCCGGCCGTGGAGGTGCCAAGGGAGCAGGTGGTGCGGGCGGTGACGGATGGGGAGGTGCGCCGACATTCGCTACCATCGGCTATATGGCCCTCCAGACG GACACGAATGCCACGAATGAGTACTACGGCTGTTCGTCTGAGCACGGTGCATTATTCTCTCCCACCGCCCATGGCTCCTTCGAGACCGACCATAGCACCTTTGAGACG GCCACGCAGACCATGAATGAGCACTACGATGAGGAGGAGCACCTCGGTTTGACCATGGATTACAAGGAAGATGGCATGCAGGACCCTGAACTAGTGACTGATGCAGACGCCGAAGGCGATGATGGCAGTGGCGGTGGTGGTCATGACGACGCCGGGGTTGACTACTATGATGATGTCGGTGCCGGGAGTGACCACTTCGGAGACGATGACTACTACGACGACAACGTTGCCGGGGGATTTGACGATGGCTACGATCCAGGTGATGCTGGGGATGGAGCTGCCGACTGGTGGTAG
- the LOC123402185 gene encoding plant intracellular Ras-group-related LRR protein 4-like: MEATTAFGTLDGVVGEITRLHRSQMVRLTLEDVEAAEALAYAANREERARLDVAEALRRSPLVPEELVYVAQEMHRTLAGFQCLEQRDATRILELDALHALFDDLIQRASQCVPSTSTGAEPRITSTAAAGAASSSSASSARVLPATGRSPTSLVRRGLWAGARGVSP, from the coding sequence ATGGAGGCGACGACGGCGTTCGGCACATTGGATGGGGTGGTGGGGGAGATCACGCGGTTGCACCGCTCGCAGATGGTGCGTCTGACGCTGGAGGATGTGGAGGCGGCGGAGGCGCTCGCGTACGCCGCCAACCGGGAGGAGCGGGCACGCCTCGACGTCGCCGAGGCGTTGCGGAGGTCGCCGCTCGTGCCCGAGGAGCTCGTCTACGTCGCCCAGGAGATGCACCGCACGCTCGCCGGCTTCCAGTGCCTGGAGCAGCGCGACGCCACGCGGATCCTTGAGCTCGACGCGCTACACGCCCTCTTCGACGACCTCATCCAGCGAGCGTCCCAGTGCGTGCCGTCCACCTCCACCGGCGCCGAGCCGCGCATCACCTCCACCGCCGCAGCCGGTGCTGCCTCCTCCTCGTCGGCCTCATCAGCGAGGGTGTTGCCTGCTACGGGCCGCTCCCCAACGTCTTTAGTGCGGAGAGGACTATGGGCAGGAGCACGGggagtgtctccatga